One window from the genome of Thermococcus siculi encodes:
- a CDS encoding phospholipase D-like domain-containing protein has product MRRIVPRVLVVLIIAFLVISAGCLGGTARETVTLPGETITVTKTKTETTTRYIENTSRLEVLERNLTACSERLMTVERALNATQQTMAELREKYRECLTGGTQTGSSPVTGGEGYTVTVLEEREYYTNLIKAIDSSKSEIYVMMFLMKYDPGDGYDPANDLIRALVKARQRGVRVHVLLEDGIDENRKAYDYLRANGVDVTFDSPSTTLHAKVVVIDGKTVFIGSHNWSEAALDWNHEVSVRIDSRKLAEEMVDYFKRVRGR; this is encoded by the coding sequence ATGAGACGGATTGTCCCAAGGGTGCTCGTGGTTTTAATCATAGCCTTCTTGGTTATCTCGGCGGGTTGCCTCGGGGGGACGGCCAGGGAGACCGTGACCCTTCCAGGGGAAACGATAACAGTGACGAAGACGAAAACCGAGACAACGACGAGATACATCGAGAACACCAGCCGGCTGGAGGTGCTGGAGCGCAATCTAACCGCGTGCAGTGAGCGGCTGATGACCGTTGAGAGGGCACTTAACGCGACACAGCAGACCATGGCCGAGCTTCGGGAGAAGTACCGGGAGTGCCTGACGGGAGGAACTCAAACCGGTTCATCCCCAGTTACGGGGGGAGAGGGCTACACCGTCACGGTTTTGGAGGAGCGGGAGTACTACACGAATCTCATCAAAGCCATAGACAGCTCAAAGAGCGAGATATACGTCATGATGTTCCTCATGAAGTACGACCCGGGGGACGGCTACGACCCGGCCAACGACCTCATAAGGGCGCTGGTGAAGGCCAGACAGAGGGGCGTCAGGGTCCACGTGCTCCTCGAAGATGGAATAGACGAAAACAGGAAGGCCTACGACTACTTGAGGGCGAACGGGGTTGATGTTACCTTTGACTCACCCTCAACGACGCTCCATGCGAAGGTCGTGGTGATAGACGGTAAGACCGTCTTCATAGGGAGCCACAACTGGAGCGAAGCGGCTTTGGACTGGAACCACGAGGTGAGCGTCAGGATAGACTCCAGGAAGCTTGCCGAAGAGATGGTGGACTACTTCAAAAGGGTGCGCGGGAGATGA